The DNA region TCAGCAATGATGGCTtgagtgccagattcagtcacaggaggggCAGATGTCCTGCTGGTTGGCATGGCAATGTTAaggacatgtggctccataaacaaacgttgatccaaggtgattggaactccacgagacatagccacttcatcagctctgagaatctgaggatgttgcttgagaatgatctcagtaagaagtgaggGAAaagaaacaggcagcttcacagcacaagtatcagcatgcttcaatgtctgctaaaaaacaaaagcaccaaaatcaaatgcaatagacttgccaatcctatagatcaaCTTGGCAAGGGTTGGAGGGTATGccgagtaggaacccaattcacaacaccaatcctgttaaggattgcatacttcacactAAGATTTTCAGTGGACAACAATctcttgctgggccacttcttcacataaccagcagtaagttccttggcaacatcatccatggacacttcttcattagtaaattcaatagcacttcttccaagtgcttgattgatcacagcaggtgagaacacaacacattcGGCCCTCACAAAAACCTTCCTGAATTCATCACTCTCAGGCAGTCCAACATCCACAGAGAggttcaccaagaactctctcacaagcttctcatagcaccttccaacattctggatagtcttcatcagacctgctttctcaataagtgcaataacatctctgcattcTAGAACATCAGGGCCAACTTCCCTTTCTTTAGCCATTCTTCTCTTACagacaaacttccacttctgtaCATTCTCTTCCAAGTGAAAAGACACTATCAATAGGAACAAcaggaacattttgaggaatacgcttaccagaaaacttcttcttctcagagGGTCAGATGTCCTGGACATCGGCTTCGGCATCTGACTCGGAGTCTTCAacatcaactggaatcttccttttcttcttctcacttgGAGTCTTGACAgtcttttgctttcccttatcCTTCACACTTGCTTGTCAAGATTTGTAGGTTACAGGAGATGACTTGGATCTCTTTGgtggagtaggagtgacttcaggagTAGAGaccattctttttcttttcatcctggcagcaacactatcaAGAATGGACTTAACCAGGGGAacatcatcatcagagatgtcctgaacaggGGATGGAGCCTGGGTTGGCTCTGCAGAATTGGTATCCTCAGAATTgccattctttggatcagcgTCCTTCGAAGAAGACGATACAGAGATATCAGGCTTGGTAACCTTGCCTGAATCTTCAAGAGAAGTGGACTCCTTTCTAGAATTTTCTTGATCAGAAATTTCCTGAGAcacagatgtctcaacatcggGCACAACATCAGGAGGCGATTTCACAGGAGAGTCTTCAAcattgatttcctcttcatCAGCAACATCCTCACAGAGAAAGACATTGGTGGGTTCTTTGTTCTGAACCTTTGACATGTAGGTCTTTCTTGCTGGGTATCTTGTCTTCGTCTTCCCAGGAGCTTTCTttgacacagaagatggttgggAAGaaccactcttcaaacccatgcaTTTAACTCccttagcagttctttcaatctttgcctTGACAGAGTcattctttcctgaactttgagacatgatgaaatgAGAGCAAACACAAATAGAGCACATAACGAtgaagaagaattgaaaatgagaGATAATGAGTCTTGAAGAAAATAGATgaacaagcggttgagagatcACAATTTGCCTGtcggaggtagttataggacaAGTGAACCATAAAGCAACCTTCTCTCTTCTGATGTCACAACAacagttaatgatgaccaaaaataaactagccgttgacacattagggcacgctaattgctatgcatcaaaaATGAAAATCcctagatttcctcttaatttttcaaaggtaattgcatcaaggggttttgtgaaaatatcagctaactgcttgtcagttgtaacatgctccaGATTGataattttatcctccaccaagtctctaataaaatgatgtctaatatcaatatgcttggtcctgctatgctgtatgggattcttggaaatattgattgcactaAGATTGTCgtagtacaatgtcatgacatcctgttcaacatcatactccttcagcatttgcttcatccacatgagttgagtacaactacttcctgctgcaatatactctgcttcagctgtagacaatgagacacaattctgcttcttgttaaaccataaaatcaaattattccctaggaagaaacatccaccagatgtgctctttctataATCTGCACTACTTGCCCAATATGCATCACATAATCCAAcaaaagaagaatttgtatcatgagtatagagaataccatagtatttttgccattgatgtacttgataattctcttgacttgtagcagatgacttgccttaggagctgcttgatatctagcacatacaccaacaacaaaggtgatgtctggtctgctaccagtaagatacaacaagctaccaatcatacttctatagagactttgatcaacatcttctccttgctcatccttggacagtttgatgtgtgtagcagcaggagttctcttgtgaccagccttttcaaggccaaacttcttgactaatcctttagcatacttactctgtgaaatgaacatagaatcctccatttgcttgacttgtagccctagaaaataattcaattcaccaactaagctcatctcaaattcagatttcatttgtcggacgaaatgctccaccatcgaGTTCAAcattcctccaaaaacaatgCCATCCatataaatctgtgctatcatgagcttacctttgtcattcttcacaaacagagttttatcaattccactcttacagtaaccattgcttacaaggaactcagttaacctttcataccaagccctaggtgcttgcttcaaaccatacaaggctttcctcaacttgtacacatgatctagatgatgtggatctgtaaatcctttaggttgttcaacataaacctgttcactcaaatagccatttagaaaagcactcttcacatccatctgatagagTCTGGACTTCAAGAGACaggcaacacctaacaagagtcttatagattccagtctagctacaggagcaaatgatgtttacttcttcaggcctAGGCGCAAACTCCCACACTGTttcagtttcatctgatttgttctctaagatccacttggtgcctatgatgtttacttcttcaggcctAGGCAcaaactcccacacttcatttctcctgaactgctcttactcttcttgcatagcatttatccagtattcatcagtgagagcttcattgacattcttgggttctatcttagagatgaaacaaccgTAAGCAATCATacatctggatctggtagtcaccccttcttgaagattaccaataatgttttcttgagggtgattcttctgaaccctgattgatggaacTTTGTTTGAtgggatatctttgtcttccttttcatcagcccTTGTAaatcattgtcgagggcggtcgctggagcatcggctggaacatcagtaccatcatcatcttcattcaaatttgcttcttccttcttgcttggttcatcatccacaatcatattcacagattccatcatggtccttgtgcgagaattaaaaactctataagctttgttgttcatagaataccccatgaaaatcccTTCATCACTTCTTGGACCAAGCTTCCtcctaggatcacgatctgcaaggatataacatttacttccaaatatgtgaaagtattttacagaagattttccatagctcatactgtgtagagTATGTCCCtaccctgatggtgactctgttgtgtatgtaacaggcagtactcatagcttcagccctgAACTGATGTGGAATCTTCtgagcatgtaacattactctagctgattcctggagagttctattttttctttcaacaattccattctacTGTtcagtgatgggggcagaaaactcatggctaataccttctgttccacagaactctaagaattttgaattctcaaattcccttccatgatcacttatgattctcacaatcacacagtttttctcattttgaagtctcaaacataggttcttgaatatttcaaaagtctctaatttttctctcataaattcaacccatgtataccttgaaaaatcatctacacagacaaaaacatacctttttcctcccgagctttcaacctgcatgggacccatgagatccatgtgaagcaattccagaacctttgtcgtggtctgatgctggagcatcttgtgtggcacttTGTTTTgtttaccaatctgacattctccacatagctttccttctcccaagctcaaattgggcaatcctcttattgcttcatcagcaataaccttttgcatgctcctgtagttgatatgtcctagtctttgataccatacattcacctcatcttctttagttaacaaacatctagaaacatgagttttttcttctgatgtccacaaaTAACAATTGTCTTTTGATATGATTCCTCTCATCACAATTTTGTcctcatcagtggtcacaacacattctatttcattgaacttcacatcatacccttggtcacacagttggcttatgctgatcagatatgcagttaaaccattgacaagtaacacattattcaagttaggagattctgtgctaacaagcttttTACTCCCTtaatctttcctttagctccatctccaaaggtaacatagttggttgagtgacttctgatgtcttgtaaGAAGCTCTTGTTCCCTGTCATGTGCTTAGAGATGCCACTATCAGAATACcagtcttcctttgatgatgctctgaaagatgtgtaggctacctgacatttgatttcacccttgggcttccattgcttcctcatctgaataTACTTTGAGGCCTTGATATTattgtgcatctgaggataaccatataacttgaagcagtagggctttatatgaccattcctaccacagtagtgacacttccaagttATAGTTTTGCCAAAATTAAGTTGAGGGTTCACATGTTGAGGCACATGTTGGGGCAATGAATTCGACAACTGATAATtcctgggcttcttgaattcaatttgttttgtagaagacacaaatttctttgatcctttctgtaagaccctaaccttacTTAAGTATTACTTAAgcgatttattgaataaaagtgaagtttctagtgaagtttgattttATGGCTAATCTCTGCCTGTGACCTTAtgtgaatttttgagaggtcttaatGACCTTATCTGGAAACGCTTCCTTCATGgagttgtagctctctgagttagctaaattctATCGTTGATTTCAGGTccttccgacctctgtagcccgaGATATGTATGTTTTAGTGGCAAAAGGTCCTGCTGTACAGTACCTACGGATTTTACACAAAAATCAGAAATTGTATTTTTGTGTTAAACCTGTTAATTTCTAATTATTTGTGGGTCATGAGCCTTAGGGTTGTGAGAATTATGTGTTGCTTGGAGGCCAAGCATGGGGTGACCGAACTTCCCAAGTAAGAGATATGGAGAAGATATTGTTTGATTGGATGCATCTATTTTGGAGGAAAATCAGTTTTCTTTTAATGTAGATTGAGATTTAAATAAGGAAGGGAGGTTATATtccttattatttatttatattcagttttcttttaaattaaacgcaaatacatcaagctctatcgagcgatgaatcaatatggcagtgctgtaaacataaccttgttatatccactagaaagcgataagacagaaaccagtaaacggccgaagcctctcagaaaacggagacacacgtctcatataagttcactcggccgaagcctccagaaatcaTTTTCTTAGTTCCaagcaataatcaaatcaaagcaatattcaatatcaacacaataaccaaGTCGAATTAATCGACGCCTAGTGAccttagctagcaagtaagtttccctaacctcgagttgctccagtctcgtggtctaggttttcttcacacaattgctctgagaaacccaaagttccttcaactgaacctcggagaaaacaaagcagaaatccatacaaaatcgattagctcgatcacaatataACTCATTaatgatagacaaagcattaaagcttcagaatacaacaatcgagtacgaaaggacaagttttcgcaaacgaaaaactcccccccccacacaaacatgctctcggccactatgcacaattaggtgggtcgatttttcttcgatctactttaattacaaggtagttttagggtaaaactagagtaaagaaactgtcggaaaaaatttcggacgatcggatcgaaatacggctattcaggggcgttttggtccaaaataaaagctcaaaacctcaaagttaaaacttcggaaaacaaatttgatagcgatgttcctaacgacatttgtagcaactaatcctaaagacacgaagtcggattgcgacttttcgacttTAAAGTTTCAATaagtgcgcaaaaagggtttttacacagtttttcagatctttgacaactcgatcgaaatTGGCGaataacggcgagtgttctagctTGTTGGGCAAGCATAGATGATAACCcaacagaaaaatcaggaaaatcagacagttttacgaaaagctcgaaactttgagcacaaaaagagatatagaaacgcagtagaaacaatgatcggaggtaagaatcaagctagttacctcgataccttgaagtagggacgaacagctcgaagatcggtcgagtttcggcgaaaatcttccttcctctcctctccttaaactcgcggcctccttgggaagaaatgagagatattttgatttttttactatttataggaaggtgaaatcgcgggaaaacgAATATTTTGCGAATCCGgcttttgcagcacgttcatcggtgaattctaagagagattctggcgacagaattccagaactcaaaataaatCTCTAGagttagggaaaaacgatctctaaaacTCCAAAAGCGGTgaaagttaatctgtcccgaaaaactactttttgctgttaaggtcagacgacaaaacttcgttctgaagaaagattggaaacatcgaaacaaattgaaatttttccaaggatttgaaatttcgcttagacattgctttaagagcgaaattagcctattctggacactctcgccataaggcgggtgtgcagacgactcgtactaactccttaaacaactatgaaacattcctcaagcaattcctgaacttccttcttcattaatctttctcaaacggcgaactcctgtcacgcttacactgatcctacacgtgagttacatgaagcaatcagccgcCAAATACACGCCCAAGGCTGAAGCAAaacactatcttcctcttttaatttgtaactcctagcctaggattctcctagagaaattacacctcataaTTTtggtaactaggctgaattttcttcttctttataaggaaaACTCCTTCATTGTAATTGGGAGATgatgaatgaataagattattttctctgagttagttcagtttgttgagagtgattctcatatcccatgagtgattcaagaccttgacttatcaaaggtttgccaccacctttgtgtcacgtctgcacttccatatTCATAAAGTTtcattccaattctgtccatcttttccttgcacgaaattcttctttgtttttcccttccaactctgatttctcaagtcctaaaatcatcctagacgatcctTAAGCCCTTGCTCCATCTTGGGTCATATCATtccacgggagttttttaacgaggcatccctcgaatgtaaaatatttttacaaatcaaatacaaaaaggaTATTCCCAGCAATACTCCTTGCTCGACTAAATTATCAtggtcgcccggtgggaaaaattccttGATGGTGGCGAttccaacacgaccttgatgtctggggatcgctctggaaagtccggcgcgaaccgctGCTACACGATTAGCAACTCAACCAAAATATCATGGtcgcctggtgggaaaaatgccctaaaggtggcgatcccaacacaaccttgatgtctggggatcgctccagaAAGTCCAGTGCGAACCGCTGATTACTctttggcgatgtgtgcggataagttaCTTATCTCAAAAACCTCCCTAAAATATGAGCGAGCAAAActtccccgaaatatgggcgagaacccaaagctaggctaagtctcgggcaacccacatggccattgggtcccgaGCAGTCATAAGACCTTGTaatgccccgatttctcgagggtcacttttgtaacctttttccaaaaacgtgtgtaaattttaaccgaaataaaaaccttttcgaaacattgcttacaaataaaaagtagtaacttgagaagtagacggaataattcattttattaataaaagctttggaagcatgcaatgattctttcaaattacaacataatgattaaactagtgttcgaccgccccgagccaacacaacaagaaggtctctaggttaggttcgaaccctataaacaaactcacCTCACCCCCAAGTACAAACTCAATTATAACACTCAGTACCCGACTCATAGGCCGCgtgccctccaaggcctcctcAAACGTTTGCATCACATCGTCTCGTATCCTCTTctctcgccaatcccatagctAAACCATCAGTCGCGCggtcgatgtctcgagccttgtcGTCGTCCACATCAAGTAGGTATAGGAccgcatctcgactgatcacacgcatgcttgttgtctaggcgttaagcgccccaaacaacaaatagcaaacagCAAACAgaaaacaagcaagggtcaaatTCTAACACACACgtatcataagtagggtatactaccctatcaatcacaagttcttccctAAGTTAACATTCACAAATAAGGGAACTATTTTAAGTTCTAggtttcacaagtatagggaactatttCATAGTTCTAAGTTATTGTTTgtcaatgctcgtgcacatgcatgcagacgctttggatatctATAAGCCAATCTCTCATGGAAAGGCTGGACGAACACGACTTCACGATCGGggctggacctctccaacgcaccgctgcccaacagcttgatgatcggggttagacctctccaacgcactatcgtttcacgttcgtccttattcagggcctcccctgaatgtcaccatcGACTAGCCCAGTCTAGGTCACTAgtcgtggccaaccaagcccagtccaggtcacttggtccacaatgcatgtcatgcaagtcagtcattatcactaggccctaagcctatCACGGTCATCTCTTATGAACAAAATATCATAACatagtaacttgcatgcatatcaataaatgTATCTAACAGCCTAGGCATATAAgcatgttcataataatacTATCTAACATTTATTACATTATCATCATATAACATATCTAGCACATATACCATCGATGGTCCTAGTACCATGCTTTCTAACAATCATAATCAATcatagccgaagtgcccttatcTTAGTCACACCAGAAGACGTCCTAGGACTTTGGATTTGGTGGGATCACTCTCGCTTCGAACTTCCTAGTCATGTGGACAGAGTAACGGTACGAATTAGTAGTCGTTTAGCGATAATACATCCCTTCCCCGTCGTttcaaaaattttattttaaacctCGAAAAACCAAAACTTTTCCTTTCacaagatcaaaacctcctttCTAAAATCCTTGTTTGAAGATGAtaagaatactataagaatatcatGAATTTCTTTAAGAAAAACCCCACATTCATAAACATTCCTAAGCAACCCGATCAAGATCATTCTCTTTTGgtttttggcagatcagcttaagctgcaaccacagagcatattgagaatggccTTGCTCGACGCTTTGAAActaaaacaagaaaaaataaaagcaacacaagagagggagaggaagctCACTGCTAGAGACAGGAGAGAGCCAAGCATtaaatgcttttctttctccccaaggAGCAGCCAAAACCCACAAAACTCTCAGCCCATATTAGGGTTTCTAAAGCTTTTCAAGCTCCCCATATTCTGCCCTCAAATTTAggtttatttcctaattaaacccTTTAAGAAAAATAGCATTTAAATCCTTAATCATTTAAAATATACAAATCTGAATCCAAAGAGTTTTACATCAGATATAAAAAGATCCTTGGAGGTTTCAAAAGTTCAAAAATTAATCCCCCATTAATTGAAAATCAAGGAATCAAAATCCCTAaaatttctccttcataaaacctagccagaaaaggaaattacttgcaaaagtctcattttccttcctccacaaGCCTTGGCCGTCCACCACCTTCACCATGCTCAGattttctcaaaaaaatatttaaaataataatttaaataaaaacccaaaataAGTAATGCATTAAATACACAATTTTCCTCCTAAATacatcaaaacttcaaatttaaaattaaaaacctcGTCAATGGTTTTGGCTCCAAAATTTCGTGCACCACTCTCATAAtatctcaaaaatatttttcagaataaattttgatattaaaccataggttaaaattatttaaatgcattttatttaaattaaatcaaacCTTCAAAAACAAAACCAAGGAATATTCCCACAtaaaatattcttaaaatcatgcccagcacctccccatgAGGTGGggcccacgaaatcgtcctcctcgactcgattcgccaactcatcgctgCTGTCGGtttgattttgacctaaaagtcgccgtcgcagaaccctagcaatattacagtcaaaatgctCATATCGTCGCGCACATCaacgtctagaggtttctaaGACTTAGTATTGCTTCTAAAAATTAGTCACCCCTTTCtaaaaggcataatatcacatatagcacaagaaattcacataatattatttaatattattattaaaataatatgccataaaaccgggtcttacagtCCTCGccaggccacacctgatcttacgggaaggccacacctgatcttacgggaaatacgATGTGAACAAAGCCTTAAttcaaaactgagcaaaagtcctggTTTTCTTTGGTACGCactcaaaatcgctacacgaagTCTAAACCcaaatgtgagacccaagtttttaagtttggaataaatcgaataaaattcctattcacgattaatttgatgtaacgtgaaggaaaacctgaacaagtgtttaatGAATGGagtaaatttgtgaaggagaaagttcaggaaaaagctaaggattgtgtcaaagtcgataaaagttataacacaattagtattcgcttaaacctaggtcaagaacgctagtaaatagctaatttatattttaagacacgacggaaactaattccaaaaatcctcagagaaatgtaagaacttctcttgatcctctctaaacaagcgtttcgatacgaaaccctggaatgtacgaacgtcaaattccaatactcggaagtttgccgaaaccgaaaccctggtagctcagaaaccctaaaatctacggacgatgaagactttttctattcggagcttcaaatgaatattccacccGCGATaacctatttctctcgttatttctaatctttcttcagaacgaagttttctcatccgacatcaactgcaaaaagtagttttccgggtaaaaccgatttacaccgacttttgatcgtttgatttaatttcaagaaacctgttttgagttctggaattctgtcgccagaacctatcttagaattctccgaggaatacgcaggaaaaatcagaatcgcgaaattttcatttttccaaattttccaaaacctataaatagcgggaaaatgaaatttttttcaaaacttacccattttgaaccccaaacccgcgagcttcaaggagagaaagggaggaagtgattttcaccgattcttgcccgtttgccgcacagttcgttgctaatcgaagacctcgaggtaggaatcccatatctcacttctgatcgtcgtttctgtcgacttcttctatgtctttttgtgctcaaagttttgagctttttgtaaaactgtccaaataagctgatttcagtgtctaaacttattccctgcatgctcctgagcgtgtttagcggattacattttgccgaatgtcgccgaaatgccgt from Lotus japonicus ecotype B-129 chromosome 2, LjGifu_v1.2 includes:
- the LOC130736288 gene encoding protein gar2-like; this translates as MSQSSGKNDSVKAKIERTAKGVKCMGLKSGSSQPSSVSKKAPGKTKTRYPARKTYMSKVQNKEPTNVFLCEDVADEEEINVEDSPVKSPPDVVPDVETSVSQEISDQENSRKESTSLEDSGKVTKPDISVSSSSKDADPKNGNSEDTNSAEPTQAPSPVQDISDDDVPLVKSILDSVAARMKRKRMVSTPEVTPTPPKRSKSSPEVSKALQEIIRMSTARKLKVDALLLKLQEEERQRGEQSAATTGAQDESNEEEEGSEESAEESGEESSSED